Proteins found in one Miscanthus floridulus cultivar M001 chromosome 4, ASM1932011v1, whole genome shotgun sequence genomic segment:
- the LOC136551198 gene encoding putative receptor-like protein kinase At3g47110: MAKMSGHSGVLDSWNKSTSYCSWEGVTCGRRHRWRVVGLNLSSQGLAGTISPAIGNLTFLRLLDLRSNGLQGEIPASIGSLRRLRRLDLGFNMLTGVIPSNISRCISLREIFIQHNEGLQGSIPVEIGSMPSLSVLALENNSITGTIPSSLGNLSQLAVLSLIRNFLEGPIPAGIGNNPYLKWLQLSANNLSGLPPSSLYNLSSVSHFSVAVNQLHGRLPSDLGKSLPSIQQFVIGGNRFTGALPPSLTNFSRLQKLYAEVNSFIGIVPSGWGRLQNLEVFALSDNILEANNEEEWEFIGSLANCSRLQVLGFGSNKFSGKLPGLLVNLSTNIQWLEIAKNNISGVIPSDIGNLAGLEMLDFGENLLTGVIPESIGKLTRLQQLGLYSNYLSGHLPSSIGNLSSLLLLYAGNNTFEGPIPPTIGNLSKLLALDLSYNNLTGLIPNQIMELPSITIFLDLSNNMLEGPLPLEVSSLVHLEQLFLSRNKLSGEIPDTIGNCRVMEILSMDGNSFQGSIPATFKNMAGLTVLNLTDNKLDGSIPGNLAIHTKLQELYLGHNNLSGTIPELLGNSTSLLRLDLSYNSLQGEVPKGGVFKNLTGLSIVGNNALCGGIPQLHLPKCSSFHARKNSKGIPKFLLITIPTIGSLILLFLVWAGFHYRKSKTTLKKDLPPQFAEVELPIVPYNDILKGTDGFSEANVLGKGRYGTVYKGTLENQAIVVAVKVFNVQQSGSYKSFQAECEALRRVRHRCLLKIITCCSSINHQGQDFRALVFEFMANGSLDRWIHSNLEGQNRQGALSLSQRLDIAVDIVDALDYLHNGCQPSIIHCDLKPSNILLNQDMRARVGDFGIARVLDEATSKHPVNSSSTIGIRGSIGYIAPEYGEGLAVSTSGDVFSLGITLIEMFTGKSPTDDMFRDGISLHYYAEAALPDKIMEIADPNIWLHDGVNNSNDTRHITRTRECLSAVIQLGVLCSKQLPIERLSMNDAATKMHAIRDKYIFTQ, translated from the exons ATGGCAAAGATGTCCGGCCACTCTGGCGTGCTGGACTCGTGGAACAAGAGCACCAGCTACTGCAGCTGGGAGGGCGTCACCTGCGGCAGGAGGCACCGGTGGAGGGTGGTAGGCCTGAACCTCAGTTCCCAGGGGCTCGCCGGCACCATCTCCCCTGCCATCGGCAACCTCACCTTCCTGCGCTTACTCGACCTGAGGTCCAACGGCCTGCAGGGAGAGATCCCAGCCAGCATCGGCTCCCTCAGGCGCCTCCGACGCCTTGACCTCGGCTTCAACATGCTCACCGGCGTCATCCCGAGCAACATTAGCCGTTGCATCAGCCTCCGTGAGATTTTCATCCAACACAACGAAGGCCTGCAGGGAAGCATCCCAGTTGAGATTGGCAGCATGCCGTCGCTCTCGGTTCTAGCGCTGGAAAACAACAGCATTACCGGAACCATCCCGTCGTCTCTTGGGAACCTTTCCCAGCTGGCCGTCCTGTCCTTGATAAGGAACTTCCTAGAGGGACCAATCCCTGCAGGCATCGGCAACAATCCATATCTCAAGTGGCTTCAGCTCTCTGCTAACAATCTCTCTGGTTTGCCCCCTTCTTCCCTGTACAACCTATCATCTGTTTCTCACTTTTCTGTGGCTGTCAACCAGCTCCATGGCCGTCTACCGTCTGACCTGGGGAAAAGCCTTCCCAGCATCCAACAGTTTGTGATTGGAGGAAACCGATTTACTGGAGCACTTCCTCCGTCGTTAACAAATTTCTCCAGGCTCCAGAAACTTTACGCCGAAGTCAATAGTTTTATCGGAATTGTTCCTTCCGGATGGGGCAGATTGCAAAATCTTGAAGTGTTTGCTCTGTCTGATAACATCTTAGAAGCAAACAACGAGGAAGAGTGGGAATTTATTGGTTCTTTGGCGAATTGTAGCAGATTACAGGTACTGGGCTTTGGATCGAACAAATTTTCAGGGAAGCTGCCAGGTCTGTTGGTTAATCTGTCTACTAATATCCAGTGGTTGGAGATTGCCAAGAACAACATATCCGGTGTCATCCCATCAGACATTGGAAATTTGGCAGGTCTtgagatgcttgattttggtgaaaACTTACTCACTGGGGTCATTCCTGAAAGCATCGGGAAGCTTACACGGTTGCAGCAGCTAGGCCTCTATTCAAACTACCTCTCAGGTCATCTACCATCCTCCATCGGAAACCTTTCTAGCCTACTTCTACTTTATGCAGGCAACAACACCTTTGAGGGGCCAATTCCACCAACCATTGGAAACTTGAGCAAACTTTTAGCCCTAGATCTGTCATATAACAACCTTACTGGCTTGATTCCTAACCAAATTATGGAGCTGCCATCGATCACAATATTTCTGGATCTGTCCAACAACATGCTGGAGGGACCACTTCCGTTAGAAGTTAGTAGTTTGGTACATCTTGAACAGCTCTTCCTATCACGAAACAAACTGTCAGGTGAGATACCTGATACTATTGGCAACTGCAGGGTCATGGAAATCCTCTCAATGGATGGCAACTCGTTCCAAGGAAGCATACCTGCTACGTTCAAGAACATGGCAGGCTTGACTGTACTTAATTTGACGGACAACAAACTAGATGGAAGCATCCCTGGCAACCTGGCTATCCATACCAAACTACAGGAGTTGTATCTTGGCCACAACAATTTATCCGGAACAATCCCAGAGCTTTTAGGTAATTCAACATCGCTGCTTCGTCTAGATCTGTCCTACAACAGTTTGCAAGGTGAAGTACCAAAAGGAGGAGTTTTCAAAAATTTGACTGGACTATCAATTGTTGGTAACAATGCATTGTGCGGGGGGATACCACAGCTCCATCTGCCAAAATGCTCAAGCTTTCATGCAAGAAAGAATAGCAAAGGCATACCCAAGTTTCTTCTAATAACAATCCCAACAATAGGAAGTCTCATCTTGCTTTTTTTGGTTTGGGCTGGATTTCACTACAGAAAGTCCAAGACAACACTGAAGAAAGATCTGCCACCACAATTTGCAGAGGTAGAGCTTCCAATAGTTCCATACAATGATATACTGAAAGGAACAGATGGATTTTCAGAAGCAAATGTGCTTGGAAAGGGAAGATATGGTACAGTATACAAGGGCACACTAGAAAATCAAGCCATTGTCGTCGCCGTAAAGGTGTTTAATGTCCAGCAATCAGGATCCTACAAAAGCTTCCAGGCTGAATGTGAGGCACTAAGAAGAGTGAGGCACCGATGCCTTCTAAAGATCATTACATGTTGTTCTAGCATCAACCACCAGGGTCAAGACTTCAGAGCACTAGTCTTTGAGTTCATGGCTAATGGCAGCTTAGATAGATGGATCCATTCAAATTTAGAAGGCCAAAATAGACAAGGAGCGCTCAGTCTGTCACAGAGGTTGGATATCGCCGTGGACATTGTGGATGCTTTAGACTATCTTCACAACGGTTGCCAACCATCAATCATCCATTGTGATCTCAAGCCAAGTAACATTCTTCTCAATCAGGACATGAGAGCTCGAGTTGGAGATTTTGGCATTGCTAGAGTTCTAgatgaagcaacaagcaaacatcctGTGAATTCCAGTAGCACCATAGGAATAAGAGGTTCCATTGGATATATTGCTCCAG AATATGGAGAAGGGCTTGCGGTGTCAACTTCTGGAGATGTGTTTAGTCTTGGCATCACTTTGATCGAGATGTTCACAGGGAAGAGCCCGACAGATGATATGTTTAGAGATGGGATAAGCTTGCATTATTATGCCGAGGCAGCTCTTCCTGACAAGATTATGGAGATAGCAGATCCCAACATCTGGCTGCATGATGGAGTAAACAATAGCAATGATACAAGACATATAACAAGAACCAGGGAATGTTTGTCGGCGGTTATTCAGCTTGGTGTCCTTTGTTCAAAGCAATTGCCCATAGAGCGATTGTCAATGAACGATGCTGCTACAAAGATGCATGCTATCAgagataaatatatttttactcaatAA